The DNA region TGGTGCAGCAGGGGAGCTGTGCTTTTTCCGCAGCCAGGAGGGTCGTGCCGGAATGAGAGAAAAGATCCGCCACCACGGAGTTTCCCGGCGGGGGTGATGCCGTAAGAATCCGTTCCGCCGAAGCCAGGGGTTTTTGTGCATACGCTCCGGGGACGTTTTCCTCCATACGGTAGAACACCTGCTGCATATCCACCCAGATGTTTCCGGGGCGAATACAGTCGCTTCTGCTGCGTTCCAGGTTTTCCTGCCTGCGGCCCCCCACGGTTTTATAGTACCCCTTCAGGATTTTTGGAATATCCGTGTAGACAACCTTGAATTCCGGTTTTCCCTTTACGTAGTACAGAAGTTCCTGACGCAGGCTCATCCAGTTCTGCTGTGTACCGTAGCCGCGCTGGTTCCGCATGCTTATAAAGCTTCTGGACCTGAGGTCCCCATACTCCCTCAGCAGAATCATGATCTCCGGGAGGGGCTGGAACCCGTCGTTCTGGTCCGCTCCGAGCCAGAGGTAGAAATGGGCATCTTTGTCCAGAAACGAAAGACTCGCGTCAAGCCAGCGCCGGGTAAATTCAACATATTCATCCGCGCTTTTTCTGGAGAGGGCTGCAGTGGGACGCCTTCCTACGGCG from Marispirochaeta aestuarii includes:
- a CDS encoding site-specific DNA-methyltransferase, with translation MEKLPRLDTDNELKKRILPHCRLKEGEIWQDPEGLHRVGVGDAGNPDFLDRLFKGRRIGTMLNDPPYNIAVGRRPTAALSRKSADEYVEFTRRWLDASLSFLDKDAHFYLWLGADQNDGFQPLPEIMILLREYGDLRSRSFISMRNQRGYGTQQNWMSLRQELLYYVKGKPEFKVVYTDIPKILKGYYKTVGGRRQENLERSRSDCIRPGNIWVDMQQVFYRMEENVPGAYAQKPLASAERILTASPPPGNSVVADLFSHSGTTLLAAEKAQLPCCTMDIDPVYAELSIRRIERFRSTAKTGWQWENPFPEIDMESTERL